Proteins encoded by one window of Pseudonocardia alni:
- a CDS encoding branched-chain amino acid aminotransferase — translation MSAPKFSVTRNPAPASPQRRADVLAAPGFGRYMTDHMVTIRWTAGTGWHDPAVVPYGPMTLDPSSMVLHYGQEIFEGLKAYRQPDGSIASFRPDANAARFAGSARRLAMAELPEDLFLASLSELLAVDSEWVPEAGGEDSLYLRPFMIATEVGLGVRPSSEYLYSVIASPAGPYFAGGVKPMDVWLETEYTRAALGGTGTAKCGGNYAASLLPQAVGAQHGCAQVAYLDAEERQWIDEMGSNNLFFVFRSDDGSVEVATPDLRGSVLAGITRDSLITVAKDLGISVVERRISGQEWLGGAASGVLTEVFGCGTAAVITPIGTVKHSGGEVTVGNGEPGPVTLQLREALTAIQRGAAPDPHGWMHTLVPAPASV, via the coding sequence ATGAGCGCGCCGAAGTTCTCCGTGACCCGCAACCCCGCCCCGGCGTCCCCGCAGCGGCGCGCCGACGTACTGGCCGCCCCCGGCTTCGGGCGGTACATGACCGACCACATGGTGACGATCCGGTGGACCGCCGGGACCGGCTGGCACGACCCGGCGGTCGTGCCCTACGGCCCGATGACGCTGGACCCGTCCTCGATGGTCCTGCACTACGGGCAGGAGATCTTCGAGGGGCTCAAGGCCTACCGCCAGCCCGACGGTTCGATCGCGTCGTTCCGGCCCGACGCCAACGCCGCCCGGTTCGCCGGCTCCGCGCGCCGGCTCGCGATGGCCGAGCTGCCCGAGGACCTCTTCCTCGCCTCGCTGTCCGAGCTCCTCGCGGTCGACTCCGAGTGGGTGCCCGAGGCCGGCGGCGAGGACTCGCTCTACCTGCGGCCCTTCATGATCGCGACCGAGGTCGGGCTGGGGGTGCGGCCGTCGTCGGAGTACCTGTACTCGGTCATCGCCTCGCCGGCCGGTCCGTACTTCGCCGGTGGGGTCAAGCCCATGGACGTGTGGCTGGAGACCGAGTACACGCGCGCCGCGCTCGGCGGCACCGGCACCGCCAAGTGCGGCGGGAACTACGCGGCGTCGCTGCTGCCGCAGGCGGTCGGCGCCCAGCACGGCTGCGCCCAGGTCGCCTACCTCGACGCCGAGGAGCGCCAGTGGATCGACGAGATGGGCTCGAACAACCTGTTCTTCGTCTTCCGCTCCGACGACGGCTCGGTCGAGGTCGCGACGCCGGACCTGCGCGGCTCGGTGCTCGCCGGCATCACCCGGGACTCGCTGATCACGGTGGCGAAGGATCTCGGGATCTCGGTGGTCGAGCGCCGCATCTCCGGCCAGGAGTGGCTCGGTGGCGCCGCGAGCGGCGTGCTGACCGAGGTGTTCGGCTGCGGCACCGCCGCGGTGATCACCCCGATCGGGACGGTCAAGCACAGCGGCGGCGAGGTGACCGTCGGCAACGGTGAGCCCGGCCCGGTCACCCTGCAGCTGCGCGAGGCGCTGACCGCGATCCAGCGCGGCGCGGCCCCGGACCCGCACG